A segment of the Gemmatimonadota bacterium genome:
GCGTCCACCTCCGCTACGGTCGTGTCCGAACTCGACCAGAAGACCGTCGCGCCCTCCATCAAGTTGCCGTTCTGGTCGTGTACCTCGGCGGTGAGCCGCACCGTGTCCCCCCGCGCCGTCAGCGAGGCGGTCGCGGGCGCCACGGTCACCGTGGTCGCCCGGGGCGGATCGGGGGGAGGCGGTTCGGTAGCCCCGTCGCCACACGCGACGGCCCAGCAGGCCAGGCCCACCAGCACAAGCATGGGCGCTACGGTTGGTGGTCGTCTCATGGCATAATCTCGGCGAAGCAGGTCCGCGGCCAAGCCGCCAGGACCGATAGAGCTGGACTGGATTTCGACTCGACTTCAACCTAACTTGGTCCGGGAATCGCCACCACCGCGAATCGGTGTTGGAGCTCACCCCGAGCTGCAGCCCACGTCACCTCCCCACGCCGCATGACAATACGTCATCGTGCTGACGGATGTGAAACTAGTATTATGTATCACAAATCCTTGCGCAGTGGATCGTCGTGTGGTATCCTTCTCCCGTAGCCCTTCATGGAACTTCAATGGGAGAATGCGACATCATGGCGAATCACCACACGCGAGCGGTCCCGGAGATTGAAGACGGACAGCGGGAGGAGCTCGAACGCTGGCTGCGGCGGTCCAAGACCGGACAGGCCCTGGCGCTGCGCGCCCGGATCGTGCTGGCGTCGGCCGAGGGGGAGAGCGACATGGGCGTGGCGGCCCGGCTGGGCACGTCGCGCGAAACGGTGGGCAAGTGGCGTCGGCGGTTCATCGAGAAGGGATGCGACGGGCTTCTGGACGAGCCGAGGCCGGGCGCCCCGCGCACGGTCAGCGACGCGGACGTCGAACGGGTGGTGACGATGACGCTCGAGGCGATGCCGCGGGGAGCCACGCAGTGGAGTACGCGCTCGATGGCGAAGGCGTGCGGCATGAGTTCCGCGACGGTGAACCGGATCTGGCGGGCCTTCGGCCTGCAGCCGCACCGCATGGAGACCTTCAAGCTCTCGACCGACCCGCTGTTCATCGAAAAGGTGCGCGATGTCGTGGGGCTCTACATGGCCCCGCCGGAGCGGGCGGTCGTGCTCTGCGTGGACGAGAAGTCACAGATCCAGGCGCTCGACCGCACCCAGCCGATGCTTCCGCTGCGTCCGGGGACGCCCGCCCGCCAGACCCACGACTACAAGCGCAACGGCACCACCTGCTACCGGCGAGGTCATTGGAAAATGCTATCCGCGCCACCGGTCCGTCGAGTTCAGGAAGTTCCTCGCGGTCATCGAGAAGGAGGTGCCGAAGGAGCTGGACGTCCATCTGGTCCTCGACAACTACGGCACCCACAGAACCGCGATGATCCACAAGTGGCTTCTCAAGCACCCACGCTTCCACCTGCATTTCACCCCGACCAGCGCGTCATGGCTCAACCAGATCGAACGCTGGTTCGCCGAGATCACCAACAAGCAGATCCGGTGTGGGAGCTACCGGAGCACCCGCGAACTCGTGCAGGCCATCGAGGACTACCTGGCCGTCCACAACGAGGATCCCAAGCCCTTCGTCTGGACGAAGTCCGCGGACGACATCCTGGAATCCCTGAAGAGTTACTGCGAACGACTTACCGATACGGAACACTAGCGACCCGATCCCACAAGAAACATATGGTCGATCACGCGCCGTCCGATAGGTATGCGCAGGTCCTCCACCAGTACTTGCTGCCCATCTACGATCAGGGTGGCGGTGAAGAGGTGGTTCACCGGGACCCCGCAGGCGAGAAAACGCCCATCCCGGTCGGCCACGACGGTGATGCCCTCGCGTCGGACGCCGGTGATCCGCGCCGCCTGCGAACCGACCCCCGACATGCGGGCGAACTCCCA
Coding sequences within it:
- a CDS encoding Ig-like domain-containing protein, whose protein sequence is MRRPPTVAPMLVLVGLACWAVACGDGATEPPPPDPPRATTVTVAPATASLTARGDTVRLTAEVHDQNGNLMEGATVFWSSSDTTVAEVDASGLATAAGAGTATITAAAGSASGSTTVTVVQAVSAVAVAPAADTLFVGDTLRLVAEAFDANGHRVAGAEFTWESSDASVATV